A portion of the Cervus elaphus chromosome X, mCerEla1.1, whole genome shotgun sequence genome contains these proteins:
- the LOC122690057 gene encoding EKC/KEOPS complex subunit LAGE3-like isoform X2: MQASGGGAGGAEGRDDQHSSRTPASQSGSGRAEGEDGHRAPEGRGGPGRGRAAMEAAVARPRGERAPGGLGPAGDVAPLAVRPRRGQVVLTLRVPFQSPLEADMARRSLLPDAQRHQGLIRKEFAVNGSDLLVWTAEDLAFIRLSMNPFLDQLSLVIRNIRSLGLPPRRSLS, from the exons ATGCAGGCGTCGGGTGGTGGCGCAGGTGGTGCAGAGGGCCGAGATGACCAGCATAGCTCCAGAACACCTGCTTCCCAGAGTGGTTCAGGCAGGGCTGAAGGTGAGGATGGTCACCGGGCCCCAGAAGGCCGGGGTGGGCCTGGCAGAGGAAGAGCGGCGATGGAAGCTGCTGTAGCTCGTCCCCGGGGTGAGCGGGCACCAGGTGGCCTAGGACCTGCTGGAGATGTAGCGCCCTTGGCTGTAAGGCCTAGACGTGGACAGGTGGTGCT CACACTCAGAGTGCCTTTCCAGTCGCCCCTGGAGGCAGACATGGCTCGCAGATCTCTGCTCCCAGATGCCCAACGCCACCAAGGATTGATTCGGAAGGAATTTGCAGTGAATGGCAGTGACCTGCTTGT ATGGACTGCTGAAGACCTTGCTTTCATCCGACTTTCCATGAACCCATTCCTCGATCAGCTTTCCCTGGTGATTCGGAACATTCGGAGCCTTGGGCTCCCACCTCGCCGAAGCCTAAGCTGA
- the LOC122690057 gene encoding EKC/KEOPS complex subunit LAGE3-like isoform X1, producing MQASGGGAGGAEGRDDQHSSRTPASQSGSGRAEGEDGHRAPEGRGGPGRGRAAMEAAVARPRGERAPGGLGPAGDVAPLAVRPRRGQVVLTLRVPFQSPLEADMARRSLLPDAQRHQGLIRKEFAVNGSDLLVRWTAEDLAFIRLSMNPFLDQLSLVIRNIRSLGLPPRRSLS from the exons ATGCAGGCGTCGGGTGGTGGCGCAGGTGGTGCAGAGGGCCGAGATGACCAGCATAGCTCCAGAACACCTGCTTCCCAGAGTGGTTCAGGCAGGGCTGAAGGTGAGGATGGTCACCGGGCCCCAGAAGGCCGGGGTGGGCCTGGCAGAGGAAGAGCGGCGATGGAAGCTGCTGTAGCTCGTCCCCGGGGTGAGCGGGCACCAGGTGGCCTAGGACCTGCTGGAGATGTAGCGCCCTTGGCTGTAAGGCCTAGACGTGGACAGGTGGTGCT CACACTCAGAGTGCCTTTCCAGTCGCCCCTGGAGGCAGACATGGCTCGCAGATCTCTGCTCCCAGATGCCCAACGCCACCAAGGATTGATTCGGAAGGAATTTGCAGTGAATGGCAGTGACCTGCTTGT TAGATGGACTGCTGAAGACCTTGCTTTCATCCGACTTTCCATGAACCCATTCCTCGATCAGCTTTCCCTGGTGATTCGGAACATTCGGAGCCTTGGGCTCCCACCTCGCCGAAGCCTAAGCTGA
- the LOC122690057 gene encoding EKC/KEOPS complex subunit LAGE3-like isoform X3 encodes MQASGGGAGGAEGRDDQHSSRTPASQSGSGRAEGEDGHRAPEGRGGPGRGRAAMEAAVARPRGERAPGGLGPAGDVAPLAVRPRRGQVVLTLRVPFQSPLEADMARRSLLPDAQRHQGLIRKEFAVNGSDLLVSVPDEFALGSWGWQMDC; translated from the exons ATGCAGGCGTCGGGTGGTGGCGCAGGTGGTGCAGAGGGCCGAGATGACCAGCATAGCTCCAGAACACCTGCTTCCCAGAGTGGTTCAGGCAGGGCTGAAGGTGAGGATGGTCACCGGGCCCCAGAAGGCCGGGGTGGGCCTGGCAGAGGAAGAGCGGCGATGGAAGCTGCTGTAGCTCGTCCCCGGGGTGAGCGGGCACCAGGTGGCCTAGGACCTGCTGGAGATGTAGCGCCCTTGGCTGTAAGGCCTAGACGTGGACAGGTGGTGCT CACACTCAGAGTGCCTTTCCAGTCGCCCCTGGAGGCAGACATGGCTCGCAGATCTCTGCTCCCAGATGCCCAACGCCACCAAGGATTGATTCGGAAGGAATTTGCAGTGAATGGCAGTGACCTGCTTGTGTCAGTTCCAGACGAGTTTGCCTTGGGGAGTTGGGGGTGGCAG ATGGACTGCTGA